Part of the Acidobacteriota bacterium genome, AACCCATCCCAAGCCGCGCGCGGTCGCCGGGCCGCTCTTCGCGCTTGAGCACGAAGTCGGTGAAGACCAGCGAACTTGTGCCACGTCCGCCATCGCGCGCGATGGTCGCGCCGAATTGGAAACAATCGTTGAGCGGCGAATTGGCCCGCTGGTCAAACGCAATCGTCAGCAGCACCGAACGATTGCCGGCCTCGCCCGCTGCTGTATTGAGCGGAATCAAATCGCCCGCAAACAAACGGCCCGCGCCCACCGCCAGCCGGTTGCCGCGAAACAGTTGCAGGTTCGGATTCAGTTCGGTGACGCGCGCGCCGTCGCTTTCGTGCGTGAACACGGCCAGCGTAATCACGCCGGAACCATCGGGCTTTTGCAAAAACAGCGTGACCTTATCGCCCGCCGTCGCGCCCGCCGAGGCCAGCAGGAAGCTAAAATCCCACACGCTATCCAAACACGACAACGCCGTCACACTGCCGCCCGACGTGTTGTAGCTGAAGCCCATCAAATTGGTGTTGGCAAAACCGCCAACGGATTCGGCATTCCCGCCAAAGCTCGCGCGATTGACCAGGAAGGTGTCGAAGCCATCCATCGGCGAACGCACCGGCACCGACAACGCGAACGGTTCGCGCAACAGGAAGTGATCGCCCTGCGGCAACCGGTCGGTGGTGGTAAAGCCGTGCGTCACCGCCGGGTTGAAAATCACCGGGCAAGGCACCGGTGGCGGCACGCAGTTCGGGCAAATGATCGGACACACCAGCGCGGTCGGATAGCCGCCCGTCAAGCCGCCAATCAAACCACGGCCCGGCAAATTGCGGTCGCCGCGTTGCTCCATGCGTTTGACCACGACATCGGTGATGACCAGCGAACTCGTCCCCGCGCCCTCGCCACGCCGAATGTTCACGCCGAATTGGAAGCAGCCATTGAAAGGCGAACCAGGGCTGGGATCGAACGACACGGTCAACAAGGCTGAACGGCGGCCCGCCGCGCCCGCCGCCTGCGCCAGCGGAATCAAGTCGCCCGTCTGCAACCGGCCCGCGCCATTGGCCAGACGGTTCTCGCGGAACAACTGCACGTTCGGATGCAACGCGGTCACGCGCGCGCCGCCGCTTTCGTGCGTGAAAACAGCGATGCGAATGGTTCCGTCACCATCCGCGCGTTGCAGATAAAAGCCGACGGTATCACCGACCGTTGACCCCGCGCTGGCCAGCAGGAAGCTGAAATCCCAGACGCTGTCATTGCACGACAACAGCGTCACGTTGCCGCCCGGCATTGCATAACTGGCGCCGGTCAAGCGCGTGCCGGCGAATCCGCCAATGCCAGGGACATCGCCGCCGAAGTTGGCGTCGTTGACCTGAAACATGCGGAAACCCGGCATGTTTGTTGATGAAGGTACGGTAAAGGTAAAGGGTTGTGGCAACAGGAAATGATCGCCTTGGGGCAGGCGGTCGCTGGTGGTAAAGCCGTGCGTAAGCGCCGGCACACTGACTTGCGGGCATAAGGCCTGTGCGCTGGCGACGCTTTGTAACGTAGGCGTGGAATCGGAAGCCAGCAGCAAGAGACATAGAAAGAGACAACTCGCAAAGGCGGCATAACCGAGCTTCGCGGCGAACTTCGGGGTTCGGGGCATAGACACTCCTTCAAGTGGGAACAGCACCCGCGCGACGCTTTGCCAGCGCCACGCGGGTGCCATGGGTGATTAAATCAAAGATCACAGCCGACGACCGAATGAGGCGCGGCTCAACCTGACGCAGCGCTGCCATTGCCGCTTGGGAAAGCGCACAACCGCCGCGCCACGACTGACGGTGAATGGGATTGCAGTGAAATAACGACGACCGCTTAGCAGCGGTTACGGTTTGAATGCGCAGTGCGAGGCGCAACTAAATGAGTAATTGAACGACTATTATTACCAAGTGTTACGGCCAGCATTCACGGAGAGGGGAAACAGCTTAAAGGTCGCGTGTACCTACGCATCGAATCATTGGGAGGGGATGAAGTCGGCGCAGAGCTTAGGCCGAAATCGCGTTGCGGTCAATAAAAAGTTGAAAGGTGGCGAGTCAAACTTGGGGTCGTTCACGCCCACGACCCAAGTTTGCAGCAAGTCTGGTGACAGCACTGGCTCGTTACTGTCGCTTACCTGCGCACAAAAAAGAAATCCCCGTCAATCGAGGAGTTTTCCCAAGGTACCTGCGAGCCATTGCTGCGTTCCTTGACGCCGATGCGGGTCAGTTTGAAAACGTCTTCGATCTTCAGGCCCGGCTTCCGCAGATTGCGCAACAACTCTTCGGTATAAAGCCCGTTCTGGCCGGTGCCGTCGCGCGCCACGTTGCCGGGCGAAGTGGCGTAAGCGACCAAAGTGCCATTGGCCTCTTTGGGCAATTTGACCACGGCCAGCCCGCGCGTCAGCGAACGCGTCGCCGCGGCAAAGGGGTTGTCGCGGCAGGCATCGAGAATCAGGATGCTCAGCGCATTGCGGGCATTGGCGAATTCAGAGAGCACGCGCCCGGCGTCCACCGTCTCATATTCGACATCGGCTTCCTTTTCGATGCGCACGCCGAGCGGCACCAGATAATTCGTGCCGTTCACCTGGATGCCGTGCCCGGCGAAATAAAACAGCCCGACGCTCTTGGCGTCGAGCTTTGCGCCAAACGCGCGGATGGCTTCTTCCATGCGCCGCTTGTCGGCGTTTTCGAGCATCGTCACCTGAAAACCGCATTCCGCCAGCACCTCCGCCATCGCCCGCGCATCGTTGACCGGATTTTTCAGCGGCACCGTTTCATAGGCGCTGTTGCCGATGAGCAGGGCAAAGCGTTTGTCCGCGCCGATCTCGCGAATCGCTGACGCCACCGCAGGCATGGCCGCCGCGACCGCTTTGCCTGATTCGCGCGGTGCCGGCGTTGGATTGGCCGTGCGCTGCGGCTCCGGTTCACTCTGCTTTTGCTGTTTGAGCAACACCGACCAGTTTTCAATCGGCGCTTCAGCCGGTTTCTTTTGTGCGGTCGTGGGCACGGTAGGACTGAAATGCGCGCCTGCGACTTGGCCGCTGAGCTTCAAACTATACGTGCCGCTCTTGTTGGCGGACGGCCCGCTCAAACGCAACAGGACGATCTGCTTGCCGCCCAGCCGCAATTTGGCCGCGCGTTTGTCGCTGCCATTCGGCGTCGAAGCGGACGCCTCGAATTTGAGCAGCGGCACAAAACTCGTATCCAGCACCTCAACTTCCAGCATCGCCCAGTCCTGATAGCCCGTCACACTCAACGTGAATTCGACACTGCCCGAGGCTTCCAAGGCATAAAAGGTTTCGGTGCGCACGCCGGGCCGGAGCGTGCCTTTGATTTCAGTGCCCGGCAGCGGCAGCGGATTGGCGCGGTCTTGCGCGCTGGCTTGGCTCAAACCAAACAGCAGTACGGTTCCGAGTAACAAACAAATTCTGTTTTGCAGAAACATCACAACCTCGTTTCTTGTTGCGGGTACGCCAGCATTCTGCCTTCTCAATTCAACATTCCGCCTTCCTCGCACGGGCAGGCCTGGCACTTTTCCCCACTGCTCAGGAATGTTGAATGTTGAATTGAGAAGGCAGAATCTGCGCAAACACGTGCTACTTCTTTACCTTGTCTTTTACCTTCGCCGGCTGGCTGCCCGTGTATTTGCCAACCGCGCTGACATCGTCCACTTCGGTAATCACGACTTCGCCGATCTTGTCGGAAAGTACGCGCAAGACCTTGCCCGTGTCAGGGTCTTTGACCTCTTTGATGGGGCGTTCGACATTCAACTTGTCGCCGACTTTCAACCCGGCGTTTTTGCCGACGTTCAGCACCACCATCGAACCGGCGACATCGGCGATGGTGCCTTCGACTTTCATTTCAAGCACGGGCAGCGTCGCAGCCTTGCTCTCCAACTGCGACGAGAGTTTGCCGACCGCGTCATAAACGGCTTCGCCAATGATTGTCGAGGCGAAATTGCTGGAGGTCATGTCCTGGTTCCCCGCGCCGACGACGTCGCCAATGATGCCGCCGCCGCCCGAAACCGAAGTGCTCTCGCGTTTGGATTCGCCGCGCGCATCGCCCGCATAAAAAATTTCCGCCGTCGTCGTGTTGACCATGCGGAAGTTGACGCCGACGACCGCTTTCGCCTTTTCACGATTGACCTTCATGCCGCCAAAGCCGGGCAGGTTGCCAGGGATGCGCACAGCGCCGCCGCCCGCTTTTGATTTCGACGAATCATCGCGGCCAAAGGTGTTGATGCTGCCCATAATCAGCGTATCCACGCCCAGAATCTTGCCGATCTTGGCGGCGGTCGTGGCGTCCACGCGCCCGCTCGCGCCGAAGTTCTGTTCAGCCAGAATCTTTTCGATCTGCTTGCGCTCGACCACGGTGTAAACGCCGCTCTGCACCAGCTTGGTCACCAGCAGGTCGGCGATGCCCTTGCCCACATCCTGGTTGCTGCCAAAGTAAGCATACACGTTGCTCGTCACCGTCGCGTAATCAAAATCCAGCACGGCGATGCGGCGTTTCTCTTGTGCCGATGAATTGTTAGCGGGATTGACGGCCAGCAGGGTCAGCAGGGCCAGGGCAGTGATAAAGCGCGTAATGATTGTGTTACTCATTTCGATGATCCTCCAAACCTACGACTAAAAAAGCCACTCTGAATGCCATCGCTTCAGCGCATTCAAAGT contains:
- a CDS encoding caspase family protein, encoding MLLGTVLLFGLSQASAQDRANPLPLPGTEIKGTLRPGVRTETFYALEASGSVEFTLSVTGYQDWAMLEVEVLDTSFVPLLKFEASASTPNGSDKRAAKLRLGGKQIVLLRLSGPSANKSGTYSLKLSGQVAGAHFSPTVPTTAQKKPAEAPIENWSVLLKQQKQSEPEPQRTANPTPAPRESGKAVAAAMPAVASAIREIGADKRFALLIGNSAYETVPLKNPVNDARAMAEVLAECGFQVTMLENADKRRMEEAIRAFGAKLDAKSVGLFYFAGHGIQVNGTNYLVPLGVRIEKEADVEYETVDAGRVLSEFANARNALSILILDACRDNPFAAATRSLTRGLAVVKLPKEANGTLVAYATSPGNVARDGTGQNGLYTEELLRNLRKPGLKIEDVFKLTRIGVKERSNGSQVPWENSSIDGDFFFVRR
- a CDS encoding curli production assembly protein CsgG — protein: MSNTIITRFITALALLTLLAVNPANNSSAQEKRRIAVLDFDYATVTSNVYAYFGSNQDVGKGIADLLVTKLVQSGVYTVVERKQIEKILAEQNFGASGRVDATTAAKIGKILGVDTLIMGSINTFGRDDSSKSKAGGGAVRIPGNLPGFGGMKVNREKAKAVVGVNFRMVNTTTAEIFYAGDARGESKRESTSVSGGGGIIGDVVGAGNQDMTSSNFASTIIGEAVYDAVGKLSSQLESKAATLPVLEMKVEGTIADVAGSMVVLNVGKNAGLKVGDKLNVERPIKEVKDPDTGKVLRVLSDKIGEVVITEVDDVSAVGKYTGSQPAKVKDKVKK